A window from Pseudomonas sp. MRSN 12121 encodes these proteins:
- the sdhC gene encoding succinate dehydrogenase, cytochrome b556 subunit, translated as MKKAVNSQRPVNLDLRTIKLPVTAYTSILHRISGVILFVCLAIMLYALDKSLSSEEGFGEVKACLTSPLAKLVIWGILSALLYHLVAGVRHLIMDMGIGETLEGGKLGSKIVIAVSVVVIVLAGVWIW; from the coding sequence GTGAAAAAAGCCGTGAATAGCCAACGACCTGTAAACCTAGACCTAAGGACCATCAAACTCCCAGTCACTGCTTACACGTCCATCCTTCACCGTATTTCCGGTGTCATCCTCTTTGTGTGCCTTGCCATCATGCTTTATGCATTGGACAAGTCGCTCAGCTCCGAGGAAGGCTTCGGCGAGGTGAAAGCGTGTCTGACCAGTCCGCTAGCCAAGCTAGTGATTTGGGGCATCCTGTCCGCCTTGCTGTATCACCTGGTTGCCGGTGTGCGCCATTTGATCATGGACATGGGCATCGGTGAGACGCTGGAAGGCGGCAAGCTGGGCTCTAAAATCGTTATCGCCGTATCCGTGGTGGTAATCGTTCTGGCAGGAGTTTGGATATGGTAA
- the sdhD gene encoding succinate dehydrogenase, hydrophobic membrane anchor protein yields the protein MVTNVTNLSRSGLYDWMAQRVSAVVLAAYFIFLIGYLVANPGLGYEQWHALFANNWMRIFSLLAMVALGAHAWVGMWTISTDYLTPMALGKSATAVRFLFQAVCGVAMFAYFVWGVQILWGI from the coding sequence ATGGTAACTAACGTCACGAACCTGTCGCGTTCGGGCCTCTATGACTGGATGGCACAGCGCGTGTCTGCGGTCGTTCTCGCGGCTTATTTCATCTTCCTGATCGGATACCTCGTTGCGAACCCGGGCCTTGGCTATGAGCAATGGCATGCCCTGTTCGCAAACAACTGGATGCGTATCTTCAGTCTGCTGGCCATGGTTGCCCTGGGCGCACACGCCTGGGTCGGCATGTGGACCATTTCGACCGACTACCTGACGCCGATGGCGCTGGGCAAGTCGGCGACTGCAGTACGTTTCCTTTTCCAGGCAGTATGCGGCGTTGCAATGTTCGCCTACTTCGTCTGGGGTGTGCAGATTCTCTGGGGTATCTGA